A segment of the Carya illinoinensis cultivar Pawnee chromosome 1, C.illinoinensisPawnee_v1, whole genome shotgun sequence genome:
CGTAGGAGAGGTGGCCCAGATCGCCGCACTCGTAGCAGCGGGACTTATCCTTGTATACCCGCTTCCTGATGAATTCCGGGGCTCGGCCGTTATCGGCGGCGATGGAAGCCGAGATGGTCCTCCCATTGAGGACCTTCCCTTGCATCTGACGCTCCGCGGAGACCGCGTCTCCCGAGGAGACGAATTGGATAAAGGCGACGCCGCGGCTGAGGCGGGTTGCGCGGTCCTTGAGAACGGTCACACGCGCGACTTTGCCAAAGTTGGAGAAGAGCTGGTGGAGGTCGGAGTTGGTGAGGGAGTAGTCGAGGTTCGATACGTAGAGAGTCGACTTGGAGGGGGCGAGGCCACCGGAGCCACCGCCTTTGGGTTTGTTATTGTGAGGTTTCGAGGGGGCAGTGGCTTTCGGATTTGTataagaagaagaggaagaagggtAGCGGTAGTAAAAGGTGTCGTCCTCGTCGTCGCTGCTGTTTCGCTTCCGCACCATAGCCTTTTTCTCTGttgctctctctccctcaacTACAATTTTTACTTTGGCAATTGGCGCTTACTGCgagaaaacttatatatatatatatatatatatcccaggTGGTCACAATATTAGATcagttttaaaagtattttattggTAAAATTCGAagggaaaaattttaaattttattttttaattaaattagatcacAAGTAGTATGATgtagaaattttaaaagaataatactcTTTGATTGATTGAGTAATATTCTTTATGGATTGAGTAATGCTCTTATAATCTTTGAAATTGTTGATTTGGAATAAAATACTTTAtttgcagaaaataaattaaagtagtgtaattatttatctttcattttattaCGATTCGGTCACACTTTTATTTACATGGAAAATCACTGGAGTCGCTTAATTATTTATTCCCAATAAAGATTTTGATTTGTCATTTGTGATATATTAACAACGATGAATTTTAGAGAGTTTTGAGTCCCATGTTAAAACCGGTTTTGTAGGTACACGTTGTAAAGGGACAATAAGTCATTCTTCTTCATCCATGGTGGTGATTCGGGCCTTGGTTAATATCCTTTGGAGTTCTTAATTGTGGTTTAGAGTATCCGTACAGTATCCATAGGTACgtctattttaataaatatataataaatgcagcaaatataaatagataaataggCACAAATTTACTTGATTCGATATAAAACTTAGGTCCATAGTCATTTAGGATGCAAATCTattataatatgaatattttacCGTCTATCGTATCTCACTGTACCAATGGAATCGGTGATACCTACTGCTAGAGAAAATAATCCCCCTAAAGCATGTATGGAGGTTGAAGAAACTCTGTCCTTATTTGATCACATATCCTCttatctctctttttctctctttaacGTCACTTCCTCCtaacacttttattttatatttgaataaatctATTTGCAGTCCCCATTCGGGAATTGCATTACAAACCTAAATGAAACGTAGTGTTtcattactaaataaaatattgcgtTTCATTACATGAAAGCAAATGAGGATAAGAGTCAGGACGCCGATGAAACAGGTTGTTTGGCCCTTAGAGAAACTTTCATTCCTCATATAAAATCGCCCTCCCCTCGCCCTATCTCCCCATCGTTAAATGCACATGATTGAGCTATAATGACTTTTTCCCCACCTCTCAACTGAGTAGTACTGGATTTGCACAAAGAACCTTCTTGCATTTTCACTGtcaatttcaatttttgcaGCTTGGAGCATTGCAATAAGTGTGATTGTATACCATTACCATGCAATAAGAACACGAATCTCTGTCCTCCCTCAAGACAGATCTCTATGGAAGTTACTCTTGGATGATATCCTTAGGAATTCAATCACCAACTTCGAGAATCCAGATGAATTATTCTTGAGTAACTGAGCTGGGGGGTCGTTCTCTACAACCTTGCCTGTGTTAAGCAAACCAGTAGCAATAATAAGCTAAAATCAATTCAATAATGTACGAAATCTTATATAAGTGATACTAATCTATATGATTCTTagcaattttataaatatgacgaagctcataattttatatatattcttagcaTCCCCTTGTTTCttgaattaaattatctattgtAGTATCAATAAAAGCAATAGCTTCATCCAACACTAGAATTATTCTCTTCTTGAGGAGAGCTTTGGCTAGGCAAACAACTCTGTCCAACACCTTAATTTCCTCCATCTTCTGCAACTGCTTTATCCCAAATTCCAGAATGAAAAGCCCAAACATTAAAGGATAAGTGGCCTTGTGGAAGCGAGGGAAGAGAATAAAAATTCAGGATAAAATATTTGAGAGAAcaacatttgaaaatatttttaaggggTGGAGAAGATTGTGTTGAGGGTGGTCATTGATGGTGGAGAAGAGAGTAGTTCGAGTCAGGGGCATGCACAGCGAGGGAAAAACAATGTTCTACTATTTGAAATGTTTTGGATTTACGTTGGTGAAGAAATAGGGGTAATGTAGTCAACTCATGCTTTAAAAGGAGATAAACTGGTCATTTCATACACTAGGACTGCAATACAGTCCTCTAAGAAGGACTGCATATAGAACTGCTCTTTATCTTTTCGGCTGTTGTCTACTCATCTTGATTCTACCACATGTTTCCTTGTGCCTCCCGTGGTTTACGGGGCCTGAAATGCCATATTGGAGTAGGAGCACTTATtataatatggaaaaatatagttgtaaggacaattgtgtactaatttgtacattaatgtgatgtgattggtcaaaaagtagattttattaaaaatagtgttaattaaattttaaatatcaataaatcagtattggtgcacagattagtatgcgactatacttatatgtagcaaaactcttataatatttatatatatctataaaacTTGCAAAATCTATTAATCTTAATTAAAATATGGACAATAAAACTAGGACAGAAATCCATTAACATCCTACGGGTGGCTCTTAAAGTGAAAGTATAGAGAGGAAATAGAAATCTCCTCAATGTTTGAAGGCcggcaaatataattttttttagacagattttgaaagaaaatgctTTGTCTTTACAGACTCGTTATAAAAACGAGTTGGAGCATTGGCAATTGCCAAATCTAAATTTTGGATGGAATTTCAAGTTTTGGCTATAgttaaaacttttggttaggttaatttacatttaacttttaaaattaaaataataatataatattatatattttaataatgttttcaatttttttaatattttatagataaactttatatattaattaataatttaatttttacttaaaattgacGTGATTGTTTGTtccaaaattaaataataattcagGTCAGTTGTTGCAGAAGTAGCCAGATACTCCTGCCATTAATAAAATCACGAAACTAgtaatatttgaatataaatcTGCATATTCAGACAGCACCATACACATTAATTCTCAATGAGCTACACCGCCCAAATCAATTCCCAACACATCGTCAATGAGCTatgaaataaagagagaaggttggttgaaaagattaaaataattgTTTAGCGAGTAAATAGTAGCTCTCCAAATATAACTAGCTCccttaatttattgtatatgaTATGTTGAGCTCTAGTGATTTGGCTAGTTCaatatagataatttttctCATACCTAGCCAAAATATGAAGATGCATTAGTCCAATGCTAATCTCTTAGATGTTGATGGGCACTACCATTTCTCAGAGAAAAATTTGGGTGCAGGAGTttgcaaaatattcaaaatacaagtaaagtcgtatattaatctgcgtattaatactgatttttttatatttaaaatttaaattaatactatttttaataaaatttattttttgaccgaTCATATtatattggtatatatattaatgtataattatacttgcaattagatttttttattcgaAAATATCGActcaaaagttaaaataattaatcacaAATCATTTGTAAAAATACTGTATAAAATGTGTAGAAGTGCGAAAACCTAACTTAAATTACATAGAATAATACTCGTATattctaatttaaaaataaataaatataaagtttacggagaaaaaaatttaatttttaacaataaattccgttccattttaaaaaaatgcgtAAAACTTAATTATAAAACTATTCGTAGGATTACAACTATTCGTAAATAGATTAAATAAGTTCCTGTGCGGTGTTGGTTGAGCTGATGTAACTTGTACAACAGACAGGGAAACAGAAGATACAGATGAGAAAGAACGAAGAAGCTTCCTCGAGTTGCAATCCTGAATCCGTCTGCTTGGTCTTCAGGAAAGCTTAAAAAGGGAGCGCCatacatgaaaaagaaaaagagaaaaacaaaagaactaGATGATGCTTCCGCAGAAACAACTGGCCTTTTAGGGTTTTCTGTGAGTCATTATTGCCCTCTCTTTCGCATTATAAATTTTGTTGGATTCGCTCTCTAATTTCTCTGCTTTTACACTCCAATATTCTATTGGATAAAAAACAGAATTTTGAGAACTGACTTGTCAGTATTGTGTATATAATTTACAGGTAGGTATTGATTTAAATGCATCATCTTCATGCTCAGGCCCTTTTTTTCCCTGCGGGAGTAGTCTAGAActaaagttttttgttatattGAAGTTACATCATAAAGATAAGATATTTTCCTTGAATTATTGCAAAATACCAGTTGAGATGAGTCGAGTCTTTGTGGGAAACAGAAATTGAGGTGTTTGATGTGGGAACTTAAGAAGATCGGTGTAGTATATGATCGTATGGGGTCGATATATTCatactattaatatatgaaaatttctAGCCGTGAATTTGTTTTGATAGTTTTCTTGAGCGCATACAAACTACTAATTCAAACGAAACAAACAGTTGCAAAAAGGTGAGATTTTGGGTAAATGAGATTAGTATGATATACTAGTATTTTATTATCCTTTCAGGGAAAGTGAAAAATCACGGAGGACAGATAAATATAAACTATAGGATCTAAACCGAGAGGTTAATTGTTCtgttgaaagaaaaaaggaaaagggattTTCATagttcacacacacacattatataactaaaacaaaagaaaatcaagatatCACTAGATTTGAATTTCCAGCCTCAAATTTCTCGATGGTGCCAAACCTGACTATAAAGGGTTAAAACGTATTATTTTCTGAGAACAACTTGCTTAATGTCCCTACAATGCTTGATACCCCTACAAATAAGACATTTGACCACCAAGTTTGAATGTAAGAAGTGATCTTTATAAATTCTCATAGGTGCTAGATTTTTTATCTGAAAGTGAGAGAATAATTTTCTACCGGATTTGTATACAATGATCGCATACTGCATAGTTAAAAAGCTCCAGGCATGAAGTAATGCTACTCTAGACAGGTGTGTGGTGAGTCCCATCCAAAATGGAGTCTGTCATATTGTAACGCTACTTCCATTTTTTTCCTGGATACATGATAAAACCTCTATATGATACAAGCTGATACATTCACATTCATAGATTTCTCCATAGTAAAGTTCAATGTTAAAGTGAAACCATTTATCATTTccatatgaatttaatttttggatCAAGTCGTCGAATCCTTCATTTGGCAAAACATGTGAGGCACCTGGATGGGGGCCACTATTGGATATGATTACaagtttctttcattttaattctACAGGGGCCAATAGCTAATTATTTCAATCATTAGTAAAGATGGATAAAGAtacttaaataatatatatgcccCTAttacttccatttttttttttttttggcgaaGATGACGGCACCCTGCAATTTATTAATGAACCCTtgcttatggcggaggaatgcCGTGATTACAACTAAGGACTCCCTATCACTTTCATGTCACTCTCCCGTTTGTCCCTCTTTGAAATACACTTGCTttgtgtaacttttttttttttttttgggcaaaaCCAGTGATGAACTGCCATTATCTTGGAAAAGATGCATGGGTTGTCTACTGTTGATGGCTTTGTGGAGATAACTGAATGCTTGGCAGAGATGATTAAATACATTACAAATGAACCATCGGTAGGGCTTTTCTACGTTCAGCAGCATACTCAAAATGCAGTGCCCAACGTCATTACACTCAAGAATAATGTTGTGGAGAAGTCTCGAGAAATGACTTTGCACACCGAAGATTCAGAGGATTCTATCACCACAGTGAGGTCGATGAAAGAATGCGGATTCCCCATTGCCGATGAGATGATTAGAGACATAAAAAAATCTCTAGTGATCATATCAACAAAACAACCTAGAAGAGGGTTAATCCATAATCCGGTTTCAGGTTTTCAGATGGGAAGAACTATCTCCTGGGGACCAACCACTTGGGGTAGTAGTGCAGTTTATTCCCAAGAAGATAATGAAAGAAAGGGTAGTTATTTTTCATCCGTATTTAAGTCGGCAAAACAAAAGGCTAGCAATTTCAAGTGGCCACAGCTTGATCCCAAAGAATCGATAGAGACTAAGGGTGAGAAGCTGCTGCCATATCCTACTTCAACACTGTCAGTAGCATCAGCTAGTACTAGCTCGTCTTTCCCTGATGTGGAGGTAGATGAGCTACCCTTGTCAAGTCGGATTGAAGATGAGCCactacaagaagaagaagaagagagtgaTGTCAGCTTAATAAATCATAATTTATTGTCCAGTGCAGAAAATTTTGACGACTTCAAAGCCGATAAAGAAGCCAAATTGAAGGAGTGGTTGCAAGGGGCTGATAATCTGGACAATCATAGAGACGCAAACAATGCAAAAGTGCTTTAGTTAGGCCACACTTGGCTACAGAACAGCTTTACTTCTGTATACTGCTGTTTGTTACTCTATAAATGTCTCTGGATGAAGATTACATACAAAAGGTTTATGGTGCTATGAGAAACTCATTTTGGGTGATATTTAGGGTGAAAATAAAAATCCCTTCTCATAAGCTTGTTATAGAACAAGAACGTGGTGGAATGGTGATTTTACCAGTGTACCTTTGGAAGACAATGTGGATTTTCAGTACTACGAATCTGCAATCTCTGCTTGGAAAATAAACGGGGATCTGCCATCCCCAACTGCGGAATTATGCCTTTTAGCAGCTTATCACATATGTGAAGCAAGGGCCAAGAAGGAGGCTTCGGAAGGTAAACAACAATTTCTGCAAAAGTGCTGCAATGGATTTGATGCTGCTGCCCTTAACCATAAGATTCCATTACTCAAATTTGTTTTTGGAACAATGTTGAATGATGAGATAATCGGTGGCACATACTCTGCACCACCAATTAGATATAGAGTGCATTTTCTTGTTCAGAGATCGAGTTTGTCAAGAAAGATGGCGACTATATATGACATATTGGAGTTGTCTCGCGACAGTTTGATGCTTAGCTTTGACGTGCATTTGGCTCGTTTGGTGTCCTAACATTTTTAAAGTTGTAAGCAGCGATTGCTGTCTTTGGTGGCTTCTTCTCATTCCTTCTACCCTCTCCTCCAAATTCTCCTTGGAATCTTTATCATAGCAATAGTCTTAACCTGATTGGCTCGAGAGAAAATGCACGGTACAGAAGCTACATTTctcacataatttttaaattcttcatgccAATAATGGTAGATAGCAGGAGCCCTTGAATTGTTGATGAGAAGAAGCACCACACCTTTATCCTGGCCCTTAAATCGAACAGGCCAATAAAATATAGTCGTCGGACATTATAATCCATGGTAAATTGGTAAAAATAACGTCACGTGTTTAATTCTTCTAGAcaacttttcttcttttattgtttttctgaAATTATGGAAGGAAGGTTTGATTGACAACTCACATTAAACCTGACAATAGCTTGAAACAAGACTTAAAGTGAGagcattaaatatataaataataattataaggcACGAGACCGAAATTCAataaattttgtacaaacataaTGCTTCTCGACAAGAAGGCAGCTGTCCCCATTGTAGAGCCAATCATGGCTCCTCTCTCATTCCACCTGTAAATAATAACTCTGGGTCTTATGGTAAAGGCTCATCCATGGCATCGTTTATCCGCTGCACAATCATCTTGGCAACAAACTTCTTGGCCGGTTGGTATTACTGGAGCAGCAAATCATTGCTTTCATTGGCTTCACCATTGGCCTAGCCAAACACTCTGATCTGATCGCAAGCTCCCATCACTTCACATGCATCTTGAGAAGGTGGCTTGAGATCCTGTCCAACATATACTCTTGCTCAATTTTCGCTTTCATTTTGCATTTGTCACTTCTCGGCAGGGAAGCCAACCAACAGCAGTGCGGTCCTCCTCAATTGGAGTGCCATATTCATCCAGCATATACTCTTGCTCaattttcactttcattttgcATTTGTCAGTTCTCGGCAGGGAAGCCAACCAACAGCAGTGCGGTCCTCCTCAATTGGCAGCGACATATTCATCCAGCTCACAATAACACTGGCTATCCAGCTTAAGATTATGAGTAAACTATTGCGAGGCTGGCAAAATACTTGATCACGGATCCACAGGGGAAGAGGAGCAAAACCTTTGATAAATTTTTGGCTAAGCATTCAAGGAGAAAAAACTCGATAAGAAAAGAACAGAAagcttacttatcaaaaagaagaagaacagaACAGAAAGCACAGATCTAATATAACCAACCAAGTCAAGAACAGTTTCTCACATCTCACCTCTCAAGGAACTCTGCTCACTGCTTCAACATGTCACTTGTCACCTTGATTTTGCCCTCacaacaaattaaaattgatgTAAGATTatctacccaaaaaaaaaaatgcaactaAACAGTCACATTTGATTCCGTCAATAACAGACGTCCTTCTGTTATGTCTTCTCTGAAATTGAAGGAGAAAGAaaagccaacaaaaaaaaaaaaacatagtaaAACTCTGATAACATTGTTTTCTGCGGTTTATGGCTGCAACCAGTATTTCAAAAATGGAAGGACGTGAAGCCACTGCAGCAGTGAAAAATATAAGCTTGTACCCGCACTACATTCTGAAAAACTAATCACCAGAAAAGAGATCAGGGAGAAAGACTAAATGCTTTAGGAAGGGGAAGGAAAGAAGGGAGACTCAGATCAACCAGGGTCCCCTCTAAAACAATATGAAAATAAAGTCACTGCCACGATGACATAAGCATGTAACCATATTATATTAGGAAATGGTAGAACGGACAtacaaaaggagagagaaaaatgttaaagactttttttcttttctaaagaaACGCACCTATACTGGGGGTGGACATGGAATGAACCGGAGAGGAGGGAATGCAGAGAACGGGTCTTCGGCTTGATCTAGTGGATTATTCATCTTTGGCCTTCTTTTGGAGGGAGGTCTGATGGCGATGGATAAGAAGGGTATTGACTGTCTGGTTTCGTAGAAGATTTGGACGGCGATGGCTTAACCGCTTAAGTACTTGGCTACGTCGGAGTTAATTCGGAATCAGTGCCGTAGTAATTCTGCTGGACAGCTCTGACAGCGTTTATTGGTATGCGCGAAGAGACGCCCGACCATTTTGGGCTAACAGAGGTAGCATTCAATGGGCAATCTTTTGCAGAGGCCAACGGTTCGATTCGATTTTGTACATTTTTAAAGCCGAATTCATATATacggattttaaaattttaagaattgaAGAATCAATATtgtatctatttttaattttaccgATTTTGTTTCGGTTGGATTCAATTCGGTTCGATTTTTCtgatataatatgtaatatactatatagattatagcatataataatatattgtaatatattataattatattataaattatagtaataatatattataatacataatatagtgatatattatagaatTGGAGGAAACTCACTATTTTGGTCTAATTTACTCCTTTTTCTTGGTCACCCTAATCTTTTGGTTTGGATAATCTTTACTAACCTAACAGTGCTACTATACCTCCTCTATATGTCCTAGTataaattatactattttataatatttttaaaaaatatcaatatattaataattaatttttaaaaaaaaatttaaatatagagAAGATAATTAAAGGCATActagcattattattattattattattattattatttgattacaAGAGGTTGGGTTTCGAAACTTGGTTGTCCGGTTCGATGACCATATTTTATACTATGACTATATAGtccaagtatatataatttgatgtatAATAATACGCGTATCGAgtggtaattttattttatcgatttttttattcaaaatttaaattctaagATTTTCatcatatgaaattataaatatatattagatttgtcgttataaaatcatattttaaatttaaaatatttctataaataatattttttatatagtattttacaaaaatgtctataatttaaaatagaattgtaaaaaatattgtatttatatcattttctctaataaatagaattttcttatttgttgttattctaaacaaattttatcttaattttttgtCTCCATTAATAATGTCATGTCAACTTAACGAGTACTGACGGAGATGGATtgtgtgagtttatttttctaatcACGCCTATTTATAACTAGAAGTATTAATACGGAGTTATATATATCACACATTAAAAGTGGATATCTGTCACTAAGGAAATTTAAAAGAGAGAGGAAGCTTGGTAAGGAGTATGCCATCAACTTGGTTGTTTGTAAATGCCCACTACACCAGTGTGCCAATCAGTTTTGAAATTGAtggattttcttgcttttttaGACTATACAAAAGCTGAAAATATTTGTCATTTCATCAATGATAGGGTTGATGAtccaattttcatatatattttggatTTTGAACTGATGTGGTAACAACCTCAGATGATTGTGTGAGTTGGTGTTGATATAAACACTCTACACTGGTATAGATGAGGATAATTGTCATGTGCACactgtgtttgtgtgtgtggaAGGGAGCTGGGTGTTATCGTGCTTGTAATGCAAATGTTGGGTGTTGGCCAAACTGTGGACTTGCTTGCAGATAAATCTTTGAACAATTGTCCAttgtgaaaaaggaaaatgttagttGTCCcgacatattttttaattagtaattaatgttgcccagatgaccaacacaagagggggggtgaattgagttgtattaaaaaaaataacaattataaatcaaatatataatataaaatataaacaaaatatgaaataacaataaatataaggaataagggtaagagagaagcaaactcagtatgttaacgaggttcggcctcactgcctacgtcctcgcctcaagctaccccttgaggattcccaaattcactattcaacctccttcaggtggagatagaaacctattacacctttgaacaacaccgctacaaaggatccgtgtagaacaccctctacacttgcaatcaccttacacgtggtgattcaactattccctgtgtagaatactttctacacacacaagggttatacacaccctttttctgatacaaaagctgatagtgggtaggttatcagaaaacactcctcaacgagtgaaataagaacaatacagcgcaagctatatctctcaaaatgaacaaggattaaggctcaatgtttagagaagagagaatgaaagctttgaatgaatgttgtatgctcttggtgttgtaaatgtgaagctctcaaatgatctatttataagcatatgagacttcatattcaaatttaaaaagattcacatgtcaaagacaacatcattcactttttcaaaaaattcaaataaaaggttcttctttttcaattgtcaaagacaacatcattcaatttttcaaagaattcaaataaaaggttcttctttctcaattgtcaaagacaacatcattcactttttcaaaaaaatcaaacctaatattttacttttgccatatgacaaaatgagcacactttcattttcaaaaaattcaaacctaatcttttactttttgtataagtctaaaaaagcatcaatcacttttgaaaatattcaaataaaacatgcacatgtgaaagatgacaatcaatcatctttaatattttcaaagttcaaccctttaatcaaggcatgcacatgcaaaagatgacaatcaatcatctttcaaaattttcaaatttaattttcaaaaatattcatgcacatgtggaaaatgtattttaatgctttatgataaaatattaattttgagcattaatcctaatttcgaattttgaagagatttacaacattactctataattttaatgtgaacttgttcccttcttgctcatgcttgtttccttgatgtgcttgactccattatgtagacaacttgagcttgagacttctttattctttgaattcatttgttatcatcaaaatccatgtgtagatttataatcacatgaaacttgaaatcttgagttcaacaatctccccctttttgatgatgacaaatatttgatagaacttgaaacctatattaatacttaagctccccctgaaaatatgagttagtttttcaagcaaaagtataaatataattccaagcatatataacaagtttagcaatttaaacaatgttaatgttctagtctaacacttctcccccttttggcatcattaaaaaggatccgcaacaagaaaatggactgaagaaaacgatgcgtttaatagtcactgtagatagttgaaaaatggagccgtccgtgacccgacaagtgctgcaaagcctcgaggcctaactctatgaatttaatacggctgaagatttaaacaatcgcctgatgttgttgacaaacgggattgaaggctccgagtttctataaaaaaatgatcattttcatctatcggatgccaaaaaaataatcacttcttgacctgagttctgtttttccacaacgatagaatggctgagcaattctcttccactaatgttccagacttgaatcaggaacccttgacgcatcaatcatcaatcttctctcctgaggccgtcaataccatgataggagcagtgaaccgtttttctagtaaggctgattctgagattattgcagaatcaagaatgctcagtaatcaatatgccgcctctgttacgatcatgtctcgaaggttaatggcgagggtgagtgagattgatcatcttaacatgcaaatatctgagttacgacagaagcttgctaataaggatagtgagaataaaaggctaaagcaagaaaaccaagagttgaaaaaatttgcagattggtatgctcatgatctgcaaccacgaatagaagagctggaacgagaaagggttcagatacaaggtcaacatcggcagataacagcagaggttcatcgtttactagaaaaatagggacaatctactgttaatctcgctggcttagtaagaaaacttttgacaatgtgtgtccagcatatcttgtatttcttttgactaaataagatttgaagagaaaatagtttgtcttattctttatgctatctctataaaatcagtcctgaagttcatctaatccgcatcaagttttcatctcatctctataactcatttgcattccttcagcattctcgttttaagccttct
Coding sequences within it:
- the LOC122288623 gene encoding U11/U12 small nuclear ribonucleoprotein 31 kDa protein, whose amino-acid sequence is MVRKRNSSDDEDDTFYYRYPSSSSSYTNPKATAPSKPHNNKPKGGGSGGLAPSKSTLYVSNLDYSLTNSDLHQLFSNFGKVARVTVLKDRATRLSRGVAFIQFVSSGDAVSAERQMQGKVLNGRTISASIAADNGRAPEFIRKRVYKDKSRCYECGDLGHLSYECPKNQLGPRERPIPKRPRGGGAQREEEEEETGFDNGGDDEERFDDDNWASVVDDGAGQRLLTGEESEGLARDKKKKKKAKKASYFSDESDHEDD
- the LOC122288655 gene encoding uncharacterized protein LOC122288655 encodes the protein MHGLSTVDGFVEITECLAEMIKYITNEPSVGLFYVQQHTQNAVPNVITLKNNVVEKSREMTLHTEDSEDSITTVRSMKECGFPIADEMIRDIKKSLVIISTKQPRRGLIHNPVSGFQMGRTISWGPTTWGSSAVYSQEDNERKGSYFSSVFKSAKQKASNFKWPQLDPKESIETKGEKLLPYPTSTLSVASASTSSSFPDVEVDELPLSSRIEDEPLQEEEEESDVSLINHNLLSSAENFDDFKADKEAKLKEWLQGADNLDNHRDANNAKVL